The sequence ATCTGGTCTGTTATGACTGAATAATACGGTGAGAGTTCATACCACTTTTTCTTTCTGGATTCGATATACAATTGTGTATCCAGATTATGTTTTTCCCGGTCTTGCTTATGTTTCACAAGCAAGTACCATGGCAGCAAGGGGGCAATTGATACAATCAATTTCCATTCCCCGGATATTACTGAATGAGCAAGAAATGCAACAAGGATCATTAGCCCTATTGCTTTTAATGCGATTGAAGGTTTATTCCATTTAAATGTTTTAACTGATTTAATGTCCCTGTAGTTTAGTACGACATCTCTTAGTTCGAATGACTTTAAGTGCACACCGTTTTCATCAATAGAAATACTCGCCTGAAACATTTTTAATTCAAGGAAATAAAGTAAGGAATACATTATCATGAGAATTGGAATCAATACTGCATAATCCAGATTCCGGCCAAACATCAAAACCAGATTCACGCTTATAACACAGAAAAAAGTGAATACTGATTTGTTAGCAAAGAACATTACATTGTTAGATTCAAATTTTTCAACATTTGATCCACCAGATGCCATTTGTGAAGGATTTACAAAATCGACATGTTGGATCGTGTTGTATTTAGCTGGAGTTACACCCGGGCACCATCCCATCATCCTTTTCATTCTATCTGCTATATCCACCAGAATCTGATCACATCCTCTGTTTTTTTCCGTCCCTCTGCCAGAGGTACATCAAGACACTTCCCAGAAGAAAGCCGCTCGCAACACTAAAGGATAATAGCCAGTCAATCCTTCCGTCCATAAAATTGCTAAAAAGAGCCGAAAATATGAATACGGATACTGCCATCACAATTCCCTGCTTAATCGTATTCATTTGCTCCCCCCTACTTCAGCATCTACTGCATAAAAAGATGCTTTCTCTACAATCAATGTCTTCTTATTTTTCCACTCCCAGTAAACCACTTCAAAAAACTGGGTCCAGACAATTAAAATGAAACCTGAACTAAAGGCAGAAATATCTCTAATGTTACGGCCAGTCTTTACAGCAAAATAACTGCTGATAAAGATGACAATGACTATGAGTCCAATTATGATCAGATAGTTAACTAACATCTGCTTCCTGGTTACCTGCAACCTTCTAAATCCTCCGGCAGCAGCCTTGTTGAGTTTGCGCCATTCAGTTACTCCTGTAAATAGGCTTAACACTAAACCTGAGATTATACCTGTCATGAATACGTCCAATCTGTTTATCCCTTCTGAAATAAAAAGCCAAATAGCCACCAGCATGAGAATTAGTGAGTACAATAAAATCCGGTTGCGATATTTAGTCAACCACCCAGAAGTCAATTGAGGTAATTCATTATCACTATCGGATGCATTTACCACAATGTCATCGAACTGCATTGCTTTTCTGGCTTCCATAGCACCCACATTCGGGCACCATCCCATCATCCTTTTTACCTTATCGACCATGTTCGCAATCATTTCAATCACTAGACCCTATTAGTTCTGTTAAATACCTCAATAAGAAATGCATACGGATGCACCCTCAGTATTGATAAATTCACGTGTCATCACCTACTGCACCATTACCTGAATCCTTGCTTGCTTCCTCAAGTAAGTCTGCAATATCCCGCGCTTCCTTT is a genomic window of ANME-2 cluster archaeon containing:
- a CDS encoding DUF1673 family protein — its product is MVDKVKRMMGWCPNVGAMEARKAMQFDDIVVNASDSDNELPQLTSGWLTKYRNRILLYSLILMLVAIWLFISEGINRLDVFMTGIISGLVLSLFTGVTEWRKLNKAAAGGFRRLQVTRKQMLVNYLIIIGLIVIVIFISSYFAVKTGRNIRDISAFSSGFILIVWTQFFEVVYWEWKNKKTLIVEKASFYAVDAEVGGSK